One window of the Candidatus Bathyarchaeota archaeon genome contains the following:
- the pcn gene encoding proliferating cell nuclear antigen (pcna), whose translation MFKVIAPDAKLLRNILAAVSTLVEEVDFNMNEEGISLKALDPSHVAMVSLTWPKQSFEKYECDKLTKVRINLSNVQKLLKKAKSDESVEINYDEDSRKLTMILKGKVTKKFIIPTLESSEEEAPSPKLTFNAKVKMLSSSLKEIIDDAEAIADNVTLEATQEKFIVNATSELSNATFEVEKGSEALLELEVKEPSKATFNLNFLAEMVKAGASASEVATLEFSTNMPIKLEFNLIQANLVYYLAPRIETT comes from the coding sequence ATGTTTAAAGTGATAGCCCCGGATGCGAAACTTTTACGAAATATTTTAGCTGCAGTTTCAACGCTTGTAGAAGAAGTAGATTTTAATATGAATGAGGAGGGAATAAGCCTTAAAGCATTAGATCCAAGCCATGTAGCGATGGTAAGTTTAACATGGCCTAAGCAATCATTTGAGAAATATGAATGCGATAAACTAACTAAAGTAAGGATTAATTTAAGTAATGTACAGAAGCTTTTAAAAAAAGCTAAAAGTGATGAAAGCGTTGAAATAAATTATGATGAAGACTCAAGAAAATTAACTATGATTCTTAAGGGAAAAGTAACTAAAAAATTTATTATACCAACTTTAGAGAGTAGTGAGGAGGAAGCGCCATCTCCAAAATTAACATTTAACGCTAAAGTTAAAATGCTTTCAAGCAGCTTAAAAGAAATAATTGATGATGCTGAAGCAATAGCTGATAATGTTACTTTAGAAGCTACTCAAGAAAAGTTTATTGTAAATGCAACTTCAGAATTAAGCAACGCTACTTTTGAAGTTGAAAAAGGAAGTGAAGCTCTTTTAGAGCTTGAGGTTAAAGAACCTTCAAAAGCAACTTTTAATTTAAACTTTTTAGCTGAAATGGTTAAAGCTGGAGCATCAGCATCAGAGGTAGCCACATTAGAGTTTTCAACAAATATGCCCATTAAACTTGAGTTTAATTTAATTCAAGCAAATTTAGTTTATTATTTAGCTCCTAGAATAGAAACAACTTAA
- a CDS encoding transcription factor S: protein MQFCPKCGTALTLTKKNDKVILKCMKCNYETEKTEKAITKIAQEKEKIVVVSKEEEKIRTMPKVKAECPKCGNREAFYWIVQTRGADESSTQFFRCTKCGYTWRELS from the coding sequence ATGCAGTTTTGCCCTAAATGCGGCACTGCCCTTACTTTAACTAAAAAAAATGATAAAGTGATATTAAAATGCATGAAGTGTAATTATGAAACTGAAAAAACAGAGAAAGCAATTACTAAAATAGCTCAAGAAAAAGAAAAAATAGTTGTTGTAAGTAAAGAAGAAGAAAAAATAAGAACTATGCCTAAAGTTAAGGCTGAATGCCCTAAATGTGGAAATCGAGAAGCTTTCTATTGGATAGTTCAAACCAGAGGTGCTGATGAATCTTCAACTCAATTTTTTAGATGCACAAAATGCGGTTATACTTGGCGTGAATTATCATAA
- a CDS encoding DUF99 family protein: MKKEIRAIGFVYGNTKNIIGVIFRGNTCFEGLIKIKLDLNINVTEEIVKVLKASPHFKQLRIIMFSENIVAKVNLQKIYEETKLPVIVVYKKPPIKNEELLKLKINKREIYVKAIGFNQALTKEALKNFTLKKADFPEPLRVAFLIAKALNNLEA, translated from the coding sequence ATGAAGAAAGAGATTAGAGCAATAGGATTCGTGTATGGAAATACTAAAAATATTATTGGAGTTATTTTCAGAGGAAACACATGTTTCGAAGGACTAATTAAAATTAAACTTGATTTAAATATAAATGTAACAGAAGAAATAGTTAAAGTATTAAAAGCCTCACCACATTTTAAACAATTAAGAATAATAATGTTTAGCGAAAATATTGTAGCTAAAGTTAATTTACAAAAAATTTATGAAGAAACAAAATTACCGGTTATAGTAGTTTACAAAAAACCCCCAATAAAAAACGAGGAACTTTTAAAGCTAAAAATTAATAAAAGGGAGATTTATGTTAAAGCAATTGGATTTAACCAAGCTTTAACTAAAGAGGCTTTAAAGAACTTTACATTAAAAAAAGCAGATTTTCCAGAACCTTTAAGAGTTGCTTTTTTAATTGCAAAAGCTTTAAACAATCTAGAAGCGTGA
- a CDS encoding DNA-directed RNA polymerase subunit L, with amino-acid sequence MNITIVKENEKEIKFELDETHTFCNLLQKTLLEDENVEIAGYDVPHPLFKKAVFYIRVSGKETAREALKKALKKMKSQTEEFMKRFEEAT; translated from the coding sequence TTGAATATTACAATAGTTAAAGAAAATGAGAAAGAAATTAAATTTGAATTAGATGAAACGCATACTTTTTGTAATCTTCTTCAAAAAACATTGCTTGAGGATGAAAATGTTGAAATAGCAGGTTATGATGTCCCTCATCCATTATTTAAGAAAGCAGTATTTTATATTCGAGTCTCAGGCAAAGAAACAGCGAGAGAAGCTTTAAAAAAAGCTTTAAAAAAAATGAAATCTCAAACAGAAGAGTTCATGAAGAGATTTGAGGAAGCAACTTGA
- a CDS encoding exosome complex RNA-binding protein Csl4, whose product MMDNKRRVEFVTPGDKLGVVEEFSPGLGTYEVNGVIYAKTVGLAIKDLINKKIYIKTSIRKPVFPSEGDEVLGVVTGVQDKIAVINVFLIKNTILSNSFTGFLHISASSHKFEKTMSDICKATDIIKARVSKVKNGLLQLTTVGEDLGVILAYCSLCGNELNLKSRKGVLECKNCGNIEYRKIAKTYGFKITGGEKIEYYNS is encoded by the coding sequence ATGATGGATAACAAGAGAAGAGTTGAGTTTGTTACACCTGGAGATAAATTAGGGGTAGTTGAAGAGTTTTCTCCAGGTTTAGGAACTTATGAAGTGAATGGAGTGATTTATGCTAAAACTGTAGGGTTAGCTATTAAAGACCTTATAAACAAAAAAATCTATATTAAAACTTCAATTAGAAAACCAGTTTTTCCAAGTGAAGGAGATGAAGTTTTAGGCGTAGTTACAGGAGTGCAAGACAAAATAGCAGTAATAAATGTGTTTTTAATCAAAAATACGATTTTATCAAATTCATTTACAGGTTTTCTTCATATTTCAGCTTCAAGCCATAAATTTGAAAAAACAATGAGTGATATATGTAAAGCTACCGATATAATTAAAGCTAGAGTTTCTAAAGTAAAAAATGGTCTTCTTCAGTTAACAACTGTTGGAGAGGATTTAGGAGTTATATTAGCTTATTGCTCTTTATGTGGAAATGAATTAAATTTAAAAAGCAGGAAAGGTGTATTAGAATGCAAGAATTGTGGTAATATTGAATATAGAAAAATAGCTAAAACTTATGGTTTCAAAATTACTGGAGGAGAAAAAATTGAATATTACAATAGTTAA
- a CDS encoding 50S ribosomal protein L11 methyltransferase has translation MNRFGGYSLGKLWKNIVRKKHLEITLSKLKISPKLKCELEQYPISPDAAAEVLFIASQIYNDIRNRKIIDLGCGSGFLAIGAAILGAKEVVGVDLDLNAIKTARINAEAINVKDKIQWVIGDVSSIIGKFDVVLQNPPFGVKKRGADILFLKKALEIGKVIYTLHKSSEKNRKFIKDKIINEGGEVSAIFQINLTIPRLFNFHYKKRHIIKVDLYRVVKNDG, from the coding sequence ATTAATAGGTTTGGGGGTTATTCCCTGGGAAAACTATGGAAGAACATTGTTAGAAAGAAACATTTAGAAATTACCTTAAGTAAACTTAAGATTAGCCCAAAACTTAAATGTGAATTAGAGCAGTATCCAATTTCTCCAGATGCAGCTGCAGAAGTTTTATTTATAGCTTCTCAAATTTATAATGATATAAGGAATCGAAAAATTATAGATTTAGGTTGTGGTTCAGGTTTTTTAGCTATTGGAGCAGCAATTTTAGGTGCTAAAGAAGTTGTAGGTGTAGATTTAGATTTAAACGCTATTAAAACAGCTAGGATAAATGCTGAAGCAATTAATGTAAAAGATAAAATTCAATGGGTTATTGGTGATGTATCCTCGATAATAGGCAAATTTGATGTTGTACTTCAAAATCCTCCATTTGGAGTAAAAAAAAGAGGCGCAGATATTTTATTTTTAAAGAAAGCTCTTGAAATAGGTAAAGTAATTTATACACTTCATAAATCAAGTGAAAAAAACAGAAAATTTATAAAAGATAAAATAATTAATGAAGGGGGAGAAGTTTCAGCTATTTTCCAAATAAACTTAACTATCCCAAGGCTTTTTAATTTCCATTATAAGAAAAGGCATATTATTAAAGTTGATTTATATAGGGTAGTTAAAAATGATGGATAA
- the dph2 gene encoding diphthamide biosynthesis enzyme Dph2, translated as MYDFEEEKIIKIIKEKSPKKVLLQFPDGLRGHALRIATKIEELTNTQVVISADPCYGACDLAIEDLKLVEADLLIHYGHAGFPNLIHKDNIIFIEARSKINVKQAVLKAAAMLKNEEKIGLLTTVQHLNFLIEAKNTLESIGKKVYIGEPNGKIIHKGQVLGCDFTAAKTIADKVEGFILISGGNFHGLGVQLTTGKKTIIADPFLNEARSLDELVKSTIKKRWIQISKFSECKNIGVLLILKNGQLNAKLAEEMRRKIEKEGKKTVLICVREVTPENLESFIDIEAFVNTGCPRIPIEDQLKFKKPILNPEEALIGLGVIPWENYGRTLLERNI; from the coding sequence ATGTATGATTTTGAAGAAGAAAAAATAATAAAAATAATAAAAGAGAAGTCTCCAAAGAAAGTTCTTCTTCAATTTCCAGATGGATTAAGAGGGCATGCTTTAAGAATAGCAACAAAAATTGAGGAGTTAACAAATACTCAAGTTGTTATTTCAGCAGATCCATGTTATGGTGCTTGCGATTTAGCGATTGAAGATTTAAAACTTGTTGAAGCTGATTTATTGATTCATTATGGTCATGCAGGATTTCCAAACTTAATTCATAAAGACAATATAATATTTATTGAAGCTCGATCTAAAATAAATGTTAAACAAGCGGTTTTAAAAGCTGCAGCAATGCTTAAAAATGAAGAGAAAATAGGTTTATTAACCACAGTTCAACACTTAAATTTTTTAATTGAAGCAAAGAATACCCTAGAAAGCATCGGGAAAAAAGTTTACATTGGTGAACCAAACGGAAAAATAATTCATAAAGGACAAGTTTTAGGATGCGATTTTACAGCTGCTAAAACTATAGCTGATAAAGTTGAAGGTTTTATTTTAATTTCAGGTGGAAACTTTCATGGGCTAGGTGTACAATTAACTACTGGTAAAAAAACTATTATAGCAGATCCTTTTCTTAATGAAGCTAGAAGTCTAGACGAACTGGTTAAATCAACTATTAAAAAGAGATGGATTCAAATATCAAAGTTTTCTGAATGCAAAAATATAGGAGTATTACTAATTTTGAAGAATGGTCAATTAAATGCGAAATTAGCTGAAGAAATGAGAAGGAAAATTGAGAAAGAGGGTAAAAAAACAGTTTTGATTTGCGTTAGAGAAGTAACTCCTGAAAACTTAGAGTCATTTATTGATATAGAAGCTTTTGTTAACACAGGTTGTCCAAGGATACCTATTGAAGATCAATTAAAATTCAAAAAACCAATATTGAATCCTGAAGAAGCATTAATAGGTTTGGGGGTTATTCCCTGGGAAAACTATGGAAGAACATTGTTAGAAAGAAACATTTAG
- the ppsA gene encoding phosphoenolpyruvate synthase, translated as MKSKDNVFILWFDEITKEDTPIVGGKSSSLGEMIQKTGVPVPYGFATTAYAYRYFLKKAGLEEKIKEILMELKDPNDTKTLQKVGKEIRELIIKAEMPNELAEEIKAAYIELGRKIGEKNPFVAIRSSATAEDLPDASFAGQQETFLNVSTPDEVVKKVKECYASLFTDRAIFYRTQKGFNHMAVALSAAIQLMVYSKAAGVMFTLNVANGDESQILIEASYGLGEYVVQGKVTPDEYYIRKNDLKIVQKVIPKKTIQLIRRPNGGTEEAPVPKELQDKQVLTDEQIIELAKYALAIEKHYKRHMDIEWGLDERNNKLWILQARPETVWSVKKQPTAESKPVTVVERKVIAKGLPASPGIAAGKAHIIMSVDELKDFKEGEILITEMTAPDWVPAMRKAKAIVTNSGGMTCHAAIVSRELGIPCIVGTASKGIPATEAIKNNSEITVDATNGVIYEGIVEDLVKKEIPQALEAGAAPVIQEVYPVTGTKVLVNLGEPEIAEKVAKLPCDGVGLMREEFIWASEIGEHPLYLIKIGKPEKVIDKLAEGIRKVCQAMYPRPVVLRFSDFKTSEYRNLKGGEEFEPEEPSALLGWRGASRYYDPKYKEAFKLEVKAVKKVREEYGLKNLWVMLPFVRTVEEAEKCIKILEEEGLQRGPDFKVWLMAEIPSNIILADQFNKFVDGYSIGSNDLTMLILGCDRDNPTVSRIFDERDLAVKRAIKHLIDVAHKDGKTVSICGQAPSVHGPDFIRFLIEAGIDSISVNPDAVVQVKKWVASIEQRLILEKALGKGLAEDPLLKWDP; from the coding sequence ATGAAAAGTAAGGATAACGTGTTTATTTTATGGTTTGATGAAATAACTAAAGAAGATACTCCAATTGTTGGGGGGAAATCTTCAAGTCTAGGGGAAATGATCCAAAAGACAGGTGTCCCAGTGCCATATGGGTTTGCCACAACAGCTTATGCATATAGATATTTCTTAAAGAAAGCTGGATTGGAGGAGAAAATTAAAGAAATTTTAATGGAGCTTAAGGATCCAAATGATACAAAAACATTACAGAAAGTTGGAAAAGAAATTCGAGAATTAATTATTAAAGCTGAAATGCCTAATGAGCTTGCTGAAGAAATTAAAGCAGCATATATAGAGTTAGGGAGAAAAATTGGCGAGAAAAACCCATTTGTAGCTATTAGATCATCAGCTACAGCTGAAGATCTTCCTGATGCAAGTTTTGCTGGACAACAAGAAACGTTTTTAAATGTTTCTACACCAGATGAAGTTGTGAAAAAAGTTAAAGAATGTTATGCAAGTTTATTTACGGATAGAGCTATATTCTATAGAACGCAAAAAGGTTTTAACCATATGGCTGTCGCTCTTTCAGCTGCTATTCAATTGATGGTTTATTCTAAGGCTGCTGGAGTCATGTTTACACTTAATGTAGCTAACGGCGATGAAAGTCAAATTTTAATTGAAGCAAGCTATGGTTTAGGTGAGTATGTTGTTCAAGGCAAAGTAACACCTGATGAATACTATATTAGGAAAAATGATCTTAAAATAGTTCAAAAAGTAATTCCAAAGAAAACTATTCAATTAATTAGAAGACCTAATGGAGGAACAGAAGAAGCGCCTGTCCCAAAAGAGCTTCAAGATAAGCAAGTATTAACAGATGAGCAAATTATAGAGCTTGCTAAATATGCTTTAGCTATAGAAAAACATTATAAACGCCATATGGATATTGAATGGGGTTTAGATGAAAGGAATAATAAACTTTGGATCCTTCAAGCTAGACCAGAAACTGTTTGGAGTGTAAAGAAGCAACCTACTGCAGAATCCAAACCAGTAACAGTAGTTGAAAGAAAAGTTATAGCTAAAGGGTTACCTGCTTCTCCAGGCATTGCAGCTGGAAAAGCTCATATTATAATGAGTGTGGATGAGTTAAAAGATTTTAAAGAAGGTGAAATATTAATTACAGAAATGACTGCCCCTGATTGGGTTCCAGCTATGAGAAAAGCTAAAGCTATAGTTACTAATAGTGGCGGTATGACTTGTCATGCCGCCATAGTAAGTCGAGAACTTGGAATACCATGCATCGTTGGAACAGCAAGTAAAGGCATTCCAGCGACAGAAGCTATAAAAAATAACTCAGAAATAACTGTTGATGCAACTAATGGTGTAATATATGAGGGTATCGTTGAAGATTTAGTTAAAAAAGAGATTCCGCAAGCTTTAGAAGCAGGAGCGGCTCCAGTAATTCAAGAAGTTTATCCAGTTACTGGAACAAAAGTTTTAGTAAATTTAGGTGAACCAGAAATAGCTGAGAAAGTAGCTAAGCTTCCATGCGATGGAGTGGGATTAATGAGGGAAGAATTTATATGGGCTTCTGAAATAGGTGAGCATCCACTTTACTTAATTAAAATAGGTAAACCAGAGAAAGTCATTGATAAACTTGCTGAAGGAATTAGAAAAGTTTGTCAAGCTATGTATCCTAGACCAGTAGTCTTAAGGTTTAGTGATTTTAAAACAAGTGAATATAGAAACTTAAAAGGTGGAGAAGAATTCGAACCTGAAGAACCTTCTGCTCTTCTTGGTTGGAGAGGCGCATCAAGATATTACGATCCAAAATATAAGGAAGCCTTCAAGCTTGAAGTTAAAGCTGTAAAAAAAGTTAGAGAAGAGTACGGTCTTAAAAACTTATGGGTTATGCTTCCATTCGTAAGAACAGTTGAAGAAGCTGAAAAATGTATTAAAATTCTTGAGGAGGAAGGATTACAAAGAGGACCGGACTTTAAAGTTTGGTTAATGGCTGAAATCCCAAGCAATATTATTTTAGCAGATCAATTCAACAAGTTTGTTGATGGCTACAGTATAGGATCAAACGATTTAACAATGTTGATTTTAGGTTGCGATAGAGACAACCCAACAGTAAGCAGAATTTTTGATGAAAGAGATTTAGCCGTTAAAAGAGCTATAAAACATTTAATTGATGTAGCTCATAAAGATGGAAAGACAGTATCTATTTGTGGGCAGGCTCCAAGCGTTCATGGACCAGACTTCATAAGATTCTTAATTGAAGCTGGAATAGATTCTATATCTGTTAATCCTGATGCAGTTGTTCAAGTTAAAAAATGGGTAGCAAGTATTGAACAAAGATTAATTCTGGAAAAAGCTTTAGGAAAAGGCTTAGCTGAAGATCCGCTATTAAAATGGGATCCATAA
- a CDS encoding 50S ribosomal protein L16 produces MRGKNYRRPVGQPYARAEYIHGAPPPKISKFVMGDTKGNFEYKVSLKVKNDVQIRHNALEAARVAVNKSLIKDLGESGYMIKVKVYPHIVLRENKMIATAGADRLQEGMRRAFGKPIGRAARVKADEAVIEVYVNESAIQYAKKALKAASSKIPVPCKIEVEKIEVVKSV; encoded by the coding sequence ATGAGAGGAAAAAATTATAGGAGACCTGTAGGTCAACCTTATGCTAGAGCAGAATATATTCATGGAGCACCTCCACCTAAAATTTCAAAGTTTGTTATGGGAGATACTAAAGGAAACTTTGAATATAAGGTATCTTTAAAAGTTAAAAACGATGTGCAAATTCGACATAACGCTTTAGAGGCTGCTAGAGTAGCTGTTAATAAATCATTGATTAAAGATCTTGGAGAAAGCGGATATATGATTAAAGTTAAAGTTTATCCTCATATTGTTTTGAGAGAAAATAAAATGATTGCTACTGCAGGTGCAGATAGGCTTCAGGAAGGAATGAGAAGAGCATTTGGTAAACCTATTGGAAGAGCAGCAAGAGTAAAAGCTGATGAAGCGGTTATAGAGGTTTATGTTAATGAATCTGCAATTCAATATGCCAAAAAAGCTTTAAAAGCTGCTTCCTCAAAAATTCCTGTACCATGCAAAATAGAAGTTGAAAAAATTGAAGTAGTTAAAAGTGTTTAA
- a CDS encoding RNA methyltransferase, whose protein sequence is MAEFRVVLVEPEYEANIGYIARVMKNFGLNELYLVKPRVNLGSKALIFSAHAQDIVNKAVIVNSIQEAIKGVDIVVGTTAKPAKSERNILRLVVKPEEAAMKINTLNSKVALLFGRESSGLTNEELSLCDLVLFIPASEEYPTLNVSHAAAIVFYEFYKNKYSKESKLKLEKNHLVRLINVFNEVLLKLNMPTYKVKLAQMAFHKMLLKGITTSREATLLLGVFRKIKEKLM, encoded by the coding sequence ATGGCTGAATTTAGAGTTGTTTTAGTTGAGCCAGAATATGAAGCTAATATTGGTTATATAGCTAGAGTAATGAAAAATTTTGGTTTAAATGAATTATATTTAGTTAAGCCTAGAGTAAATTTAGGTTCTAAAGCTTTAATTTTCTCTGCTCACGCTCAAGATATAGTGAATAAAGCTGTAATAGTAAATTCTATTCAAGAAGCTATTAAAGGAGTTGATATAGTTGTGGGAACCACTGCTAAACCAGCTAAATCTGAAAGAAATATTTTAAGGTTAGTTGTTAAACCTGAAGAGGCGGCTATGAAAATTAATACCTTAAATAGTAAAGTAGCTTTACTTTTTGGTAGGGAAAGTAGTGGATTAACCAATGAAGAATTAAGCTTATGTGATTTAGTTTTATTTATACCAGCTAGTGAAGAGTATCCTACATTGAATGTTTCTCATGCAGCAGCAATAGTATTTTATGAATTTTACAAAAATAAATATTCTAAGGAAAGTAAATTAAAGCTTGAAAAAAACCATTTAGTAAGACTTATAAATGTTTTTAATGAAGTTTTGTTAAAGTTAAACATGCCTACTTATAAAGTAAAGCTTGCTCAAATGGCTTTTCATAAAATGCTTTTAAAGGGTATTACAACTTCAAGAGAAGCAACTTTACTGCTTGGAGTATTTAGAAAAATTAAAGAAAAATTAATGTAA
- the rsmA gene encoding ribosomal RNA small subunit methyltransferase A: MEFSYGLIPKKKLGQHFILNKEVLLKLIEYAKVNSKDVVLEVGAGLGNLTELIAAKAKKVIAVEKDSRFTKILKEKFKESNVEVIEGDILKIGLNLPYFNKILGNIPYYISSKFILLMLKQKFDLGVLTLQKEFAERLNAQPGMKKYGRITIAVKRRVNVEVLDVIPKTMFTPKPKVDSSIVRFTPKEYIRRVDEELFEDLTRSLFNQKRRKTSKVLLRFLIDKYSEKGKNLFNMLTVPDKRVYELSIEELEDLTNQITFLQSNTTVLKCV, from the coding sequence ATGGAGTTTTCTTACGGGTTAATACCTAAAAAAAAGCTTGGACAACATTTCATTTTAAATAAAGAAGTGCTTTTAAAGCTTATTGAATATGCTAAAGTTAACTCTAAAGACGTGGTTTTAGAGGTGGGTGCAGGCTTAGGTAATCTAACCGAGTTAATAGCTGCTAAAGCTAAAAAAGTTATAGCTGTTGAAAAAGATTCGCGTTTCACCAAAATTTTGAAAGAGAAGTTTAAAGAAAGTAATGTTGAAGTTATTGAAGGAGATATTTTAAAAATTGGCTTAAACTTACCTTATTTTAATAAAATTTTAGGCAATATTCCATACTATATTTCTTCAAAGTTTATTTTATTAATGTTAAAACAAAAATTTGATTTAGGAGTTTTAACTTTACAGAAAGAGTTTGCTGAAAGGTTAAATGCTCAACCTGGAATGAAAAAATATGGACGAATAACTATAGCTGTAAAACGACGAGTGAATGTAGAAGTTTTAGATGTAATTCCTAAAACTATGTTTACTCCAAAACCTAAAGTTGATTCTTCAATAGTTAGATTTACACCTAAAGAGTATATAAGACGAGTTGATGAAGAACTTTTTGAAGATCTTACAAGAAGCCTTTTTAATCAAAAAAGAAGGAAAACTAGTAAAGTTTTACTAAGGTTTTTAATAGATAAGTATAGTGAAAAAGGAAAGAACCTGTTCAATATGTTAACTGTTCCAGATAAAAGAGTTTATGAACTTTCAATAGAGGAGCTGGAAGATTTAACGAATCAAATAACTTTTCTTCAATCTAACACAACTGTTTTAAAATGTGTCTAA
- a CDS encoding DUF655 domain-containing protein, translated as MIKSNEKTSYSLKSSQKTYEEYAYVLDFLPYGKPSKERFKPVTFPIAQVIGERNFTLLEVKLKPNIEVKIRDRLYIGKDKERDKVDKVIGRVNYDELTATAKSELLATIEEIVKLQEQKFVDFFNKAQAITPKMHSLELLPSIGKKSMWQIINEREKKPFENFKDIQERIGISNVAKIIAKRILEELSGESKYVLFIKL; from the coding sequence TTGATTAAAAGTAATGAAAAAACCAGTTATTCATTAAAGTCTTCTCAAAAAACTTATGAAGAGTATGCGTATGTTTTAGACTTTTTGCCATATGGTAAACCTTCAAAAGAGAGGTTTAAACCTGTAACTTTTCCTATAGCGCAAGTTATAGGTGAAAGAAACTTCACTTTACTTGAAGTTAAGTTAAAACCTAATATAGAAGTTAAAATTAGAGATAGATTATATATTGGTAAGGATAAAGAAAGAGACAAAGTTGATAAAGTTATAGGTCGAGTAAACTATGATGAATTAACAGCTACAGCTAAATCAGAATTATTAGCTACTATTGAAGAAATTGTTAAACTTCAAGAGCAAAAATTTGTTGATTTCTTTAATAAAGCTCAAGCTATAACTCCAAAAATGCATTCTTTAGAACTTTTACCATCTATAGGAAAAAAATCCATGTGGCAAATAATAAATGAACGAGAAAAAAAACCTTTCGAAAACTTTAAAGATATCCAAGAAAGAATTGGAATTTCTAATGTAGCAAAAATAATAGCAAAAAGGATTTTAGAGGAATTAAGCGGGGAATCCAAATATGTTTTATTCATAAAGTTATGA
- a CDS encoding 50S ribosomal protein L21e: protein MGKRSKGYRSRTRYLLRKHPRERGKVGLSRLLQEYKINDKVLIDVNPTIHKGMPHRRFHGKIGIIKGQRGRSYIVEVSFGDKVKEVIVRPEHLKSIQ from the coding sequence ATGGGTAAACGCTCTAAAGGTTATCGTTCAAGAACCAGATATTTATTGAGGAAGCATCCTAGAGAAAGAGGAAAAGTAGGATTAAGCAGGCTTCTTCAAGAATATAAAATTAACGATAAAGTGCTTATTGATGTAAACCCTACTATTCATAAAGGGATGCCTCATAGAAGATTCCATGGAAAAATAGGAATTATAAAAGGGCAAAGAGGAAGAAGTTACATAGTTGAAGTTAGCTTTGGAGATAAAGTAAAAGAAGTTATTGTTAGACCTGAGCATTTGAAGTCTATTCAATAA